One Rhododendron vialii isolate Sample 1 chromosome 2a, ASM3025357v1 genomic region harbors:
- the LOC131316507 gene encoding protein neprosin, with product MDLHVVLVLLFISSLLVCHNGVEGGTGLSEEEYLELEKQIELLNKPAVKTIHSDYGDIIDCVDFYKQPAFDHPLLKNHTFHYKMKPTSSTWKARDEVALNGTKPTGTAGLRGGGCPLGTVPIRRVTMEDLIREKLASKTISSEENRPGTHYAVIRTRVTRKKFNGAGALITLYRPHVNGGQYSAARVKIQNGLDSIESGWRVDPSLYGDGRTRGYIHFNAGQTHCFNTRCPGFVIVRPDIQLDAYFDPVSIPGIDPITTPVYIIRDKPSGNWWVILREENVAVGFWPKRIFTRLGDLANYVEWGGETFSPPGTVAPPMGTGFFPIRPFISLNAYFKRVVVRNEYGQTVDVDNTEKFADNNKLYGVADKGDQGDYFGRVFLYGGPGGKT from the exons ATGGATTTGCATGTCGTTCTAGTGCTGCTCtttatttcttctcttctcGTGTGCCACAACGGCGTCGAAGGAGGCACGGGTTTATCTGAAGAAGAATATTTGGAGTTAGAGAAGCAAATTGAGCTTTTGAACAAGCCTGCTGTCAAAACGATACAT AGTGACTATGGAGATATAATCGATTGTGTGGATTTCTACAAACAACCCGCCTTCGATCATCCTTTATTGAAGAACCACACATTCCACTATAAG ATGAAACCTACTTCATCAACTTGGAAAGCAAGAGATGAAGTTGCATTAAATGGTACTAAACCCACAGGTACGGCGGGCCTAAGAGGCGGAGGCTGCCCTCTTGGAACAGTCCCTATAAGAAGAGTCACTATGGAAGATCTCATCAGAGAGAAACTGGCTTCAAAAACAATATCCTCGGAAGAAAACAGGCCTGGTACTCAT TATGCTGTAATTCGGACAAGAGTTACAAGGAAGAAGTTCAATGGAGCTGGAGCACTTATTACTTTATACCGTCCACATGTTAATGGTGGTCAATATAGTGCAGCAAGAGTGAAGATTCAAAATGGTCTTGATAGCATAGAATCTGGCTGGAGG GTTGATCCATCCCTCTATGGTGACGGTCGAACTCGAGGATATATACATTTTAAC GCTGGACAAACTCATTGTTTCAATACTCGATGCCCTGGGTTTGTTATTGTGAGACCAGACATACAGCTCGATGCCTATTTTGATCCAGTTTCTATTCCTGGAATAGACCCTATTACTACTCCAGTGTACATCATCAGG GACAAGCCTAGTGGAAATTGGTGGGTCATACTACGAGAAGAAAACGTTGCAGTTGGATTTTGGCCGAAACGCATATTTACCCGGCTAGGAGACTTGGCTAACTATGTTGAATGGGGAGGCGAGACATTTAGTCCACCGGGCACTGTTGCACCACCTATGGGCACAGGGTTTTTTCCTATAAGACCGTTCATCTCATTAAATGCATACTTCAAGCGGGTTGTAGTCCGTAATGAGTATGGTCAGACAGTGGATGTTGATAACACAGAAAAATTTGCTGACAATAACAAGTTGTATGGTGTCGCGGATAAAGGAGACCAAGGAGATTACTTCGGACGTGTATTCTTATATGGGGGTCCTGGCGGGAAGACCTAA
- the LOC131317483 gene encoding protein neprosin-like — translation MYLYGVLLLCASSFLVGHNGTQEGIVVSREEELDLEKQLELLNKPAVTTIHTNYGDIIDCVDFYKQPAFDHPLLKNHTFSYEMRPTSLPRRVKDQVSPKFAKPVTRGLKGGGCPIGTVPIRRITEEDLIRERLRSKIKSFEDNSLGTHYAVLRTMANSNKKFVGAGAQISTHNPHVDGRQYSAARVKIRNGPDSLETGWRYPHDEQEVALIRLFHEQNGSQSQHALFLHERQDW, via the exons ATGTATTTATATGGTGTTCTACTACTCTGTGCGTCCTCTTTTCTTGTTGGCCACAATGGTACGCAAGAAGGCATAGTTGTATCTAGAGAAGAAGAGCTGGACTTGGAAAAGCAACTTGAGCTTCTCAACAAGCCTGCAGTCACAACTATACAT ACTAACTATGGAGATATAATCGATTGCGTGGATTTCTACAAACAACCAGCATTTGATCATCCCTTGCTGAAGAACCACACTTTCTCTTATGAG ATGAGACCTACTTCATTACCTAGAAGAGTAAAAGATCAAGTTTCGCCAAAATTTGCCAAACCCGTGACAAGAGGGCTAAAGGGAGGAGGTTGCCCTATTGGGACAGTTCCTATTAGGAGAATCACCGAAGAAGATCTCATCAGAGAGAGACTCCGTTCAAAAATAAAGTCATTTGAAGATAACTCTCTGGGTACTCAT TATGCCGTACTTCGAACAATGGCTAATTCAAACAAGAAGTTTGTTGGAGCTGGAGCACAAATTAGTACACACAATCCACATGTTGATGGTCGACAATATAGTGCAGCAAGAGTGAAGATCCGAAATGGGCCTGACAGTTTAGAAACCGGGTGGAGG TACCCACATGATGAACAAGAAGTTGCTTTGATAAGACTTTTTCACGAACAAAATGGTAGTCAATCTCAACATGCTTTGTTCTTGCATGAGAGACAAGATTGGTAG